The Falco biarmicus isolate bFalBia1 chromosome 7, bFalBia1.pri, whole genome shotgun sequence genome contains the following window.
CATCGCCCACctctcagccctgctggggcTCAGCGAGGAGGTGCtggcccggcggcggggggcagccccccggcactgccccctctgcccccagggcctggggtgctgccagcccccagccccccgcctgCACACACCAGCCCCGGCCCTGCGGGATGCTTCGCCCCCCGGCACTGTGGGCTGGGGGTCACCTGCCGCGGTGGGGACCCCCCTGGAGCTGCACGGGGCTCCCGGCATGGAGCCAGGGCCCTGGGGGTCACCTCCCTGTGGCCCTGCTGCGGGGACCCCCCCTGAGGTGCTTGGAGTTCCCGAGGTGGGGATGGAGGCCTGGGGGTTGCCCCCCTACATCCCTGCAACAGGGACCCCCCCGCAGCTGCACAGGACCCCTGGCTCCATCTCAAGGTCCTGGTCATCAGCGCTTTGCAGCCTTGGAGCGGTGACCCCCCTGGAGCCACCCTGGCGATGCTCCACAGCCACAGGCACTGGGACggcttcctcctgctgcttggagcctgcagccccccaccagcCTCCCAGGGCAGGACTGACGGACACAGGGCACCCTGGGACCCCTGCGCAtggctcccagctgcctgcgCACTGCCAGGTaccctcagccccagcccagcccctgtTCCTGcaccccccaggctgggggacacCCTGGGGATGGGTGGGAAGAAGGGGTGGATGCTCCTCGCGTGGTGTGGGCAGGGCTGCACCCACAAATCCCACTGCATGCCATGTCTgca
Protein-coding sequences here:
- the LOC130153000 gene encoding mesoderm posterior protein 1-like; translated protein: MQAAEQTLAMAGPPAPLLLWGLQPSAGHALLQDRARGLANATSPTPSAEPPGMSPCPPRGRQLGSGGRRGGGAEPGRCGGPGGPRQSASEREKLRMRRLAQALLRLRHYLPPALAPAGQTLTKIETLRLAIRYIAHLSALLGLSEEVLARRRGAAPRHCPLCPQGLGCCQPPAPRLHTPAPALRDASPPGTVGWGSPAAVGTPLELHGAPGMEPGPWGSPPCGPAAGTPPEVLGVPEVGMEAWGLPPYIPATGTPPQLHRTPGSISRSWSSALCSLGAVTPLEPPWRCSTATGTGTASSCCLEPAAPHQPPRAGLTDTGHPGTPAHGSQLPAHCQPAGGSATPTSPAHSPKMSQS